From the genome of Fundulus heteroclitus isolate FHET01 chromosome 7, MU-UCD_Fhet_4.1, whole genome shotgun sequence, one region includes:
- the neurod1 gene encoding LOW QUALITY PROTEIN: neurogenic differentiation factor 1 (The sequence of the model RefSeq protein was modified relative to this genomic sequence to represent the inferred CDS: deleted 1 base in 1 codon), translating into MTRSVREEHTSVESDEQRELCSPAGRETERAAAGVGEEEEEEEDLLHHPEEDEEEDDEEDEEEEEDGENKPKRRGPKKKKMTKARLQRFKIRRMKANARERNRMHGLNDALESLRKVVPCYSKTQKLSKIETLRLAKNYIWALSEILRSGKAPDLMSFVQALCKGLSQPTTNLVAGCLQLNPRTFLPEQTPDMPTHLPPAGAAAYPGHFPYQSPGLTAGLPSPPYGTMDPSHIFHQVKGQPYGSLEPFFDGVLVSDGPAFDPPLSPPLSINGNFSSFKHEPAAAPDYDKSFSFGVHYGSGGAGGHPAIYGSGGLTPRCGELQVEQLMAFDGHSHHERLMNAQLNAIFHDS; encoded by the exons ATGACCAGGTCTGTGAGGGAGGAGCACACGTCAGTGGAATCGGACGAGCAGCGGGAGCTCTGCAGCCCTGCAGGCAGAGAGACCGAGAGGGCAGCAGCCGGAgttggagaggaggaggaggaggaggaggacctgCTTCACCATCCGGAGGAGGACGAAGAGGAAGACGACGAGGAAGacgaagaggaagaggaggatggcGAGAACAAACCCAAGCGGCGAGGgccaaagaagaaaaagatgacCAAGGCTCGCCTCCAGAG GTTTAAGATCCGTCGAATGAAAGCCAACGCCCGGGAGAGGAATCGAATGCACGGGCTGAACGACGCTTTGGAGAGTCTCCGAAAAGTTGTCCCCTGTTACTCCAAAACCCAGAAACTGTCCAAGATCGAGACCCTGCGTCTGGCCAAGAACTACATCTGGGCTCTCAGTGAGATCCTGCGCTCCGGAAAGGCCCCCGACCTAATGAGTTTCGTCCAGGCACTCTGCAAAG GTCTGTCTCAGCCGACCACTAACCTGGTGGCTGGCTGCCTTCAGCTGAACCCTCGGACCTTCCTTCCGGAGCAGACGCCGGACATGCCCACGCACCTTCCCCCCGCCGGTGCTGCCGCCTATCCCGGACACTTCCCCTACCAGAGCCCCGGACTGACAGCCGGTTTGCCCAGCCCCCCCTACGGCACCATGGACCCTTCCCACATCTTCCaccaggtcaaaggtcagccgTACGGCTCCTTGGAACCCTTCTTCGATGGAGTCCTGGTGTCAGATGGCCCGGCGTTCGACCCCCCCCTCAGCCCACCGCTGAGCATCAATGGCAACTTCTCGTCCTTCAAGCATGAGCCCGCTGCTGCCCCCGACTATGACAAGAGCTTTTCCTTCGGGGTGCACTACGGAAGTGGAGGAGCTGGGGGCCATCCCGCCATCTACGGCAGCGGAGGG CTAACCCCACGGTGCGGGGAGCTGCAGGTGGAACAACTGATGGCGTTTGATGGACACTCGCACCACGAACGGCTGATGAATGCCCAGTTAAACGCCATCTTTCATGACTCATGA